In Rosa rugosa chromosome 4, drRosRugo1.1, whole genome shotgun sequence, the genomic stretch TGATACATATGCTAGAAATTAATTTCTTCATAGTGTTTTTCTGGAATTGGCTTTCGTTTTGTCCTACATCCGACTTAtactatttttcttcatttaataaaTTTCCGAAGGAAGACATTGATTTAGTCCTCTCCTCGTTtacctaaaaaaaaatatatatatctcataATGTTAAAGCCACATACAGCCTAGGAGTTTTTTAAGGAAGCAACGCTCATTAAATCTTGAGTTACATGTTTATTCAATATGAGTTTTCATATTTTGGTTGAAGAGAAAATTGGCCCAATCACTCCCACTCAAATTCTATACcaaaccaaacaaattttgtCGTCTGATATGACCAAAAAATTGACTCAATATATTTCAATCTTTACGAAGTTATTATCTCAAAACAAAatatctagaaaaaaaaaaacggttgTATTTGGGAAAGTCaataataaaatctaaaataataaattaattaGCAATTCATTAAATAAACAACTAGCATTTCTCTACACATGTTCTGCATGTataagtatttttcttttcagaaaaaaaaaataatggatgAAAAACAACTATTGCAGAGAGAGgctagtgggagagaaaagtggaatttgtgggatttgttttatttatttttgttagtaaaaatataatttgcaatTATCATAATGGCTCTtgatatttaattaattttaaagtaatgttttagggtcatttctgttaaaaaatttaattttggctaacaaagcatcttctcttaataatagtactaGCAGGGCACacccactatttttttttttttaaaccccaccccaAGTTAAAAATAGTGGAGAAACATCTCGtacaactaccacattttctcctattttttattcttttgttttttattatacaatttaccatattatccatattgattaattataattcataattttttaataaataaaggttaaattggtaaaaaaatttcaattttggagACCAAGctctcttttcttaataatagtatagataaatatTCAATCATGTGTAGTTCcccataaaatatatatatatataacagtaaatccgttccataagaaaaactaaggacatccttacctgagaaaaatcctatatcagtccggctacactaaggatgtccttagtttttcttaggtacgaatttccggttttcacccactttccgatcaaattttcacatcttaaccgttcagtttttaggtcctaatgtatagatcacctctgcaaaatttcagccaaactggtgatcattaaggcatccaaaactgcaaattacaacaatgtaaacgaacggttccggttcgacagattcggttcgttcgtgtaaattgcagttttggacgccttaacgatcaccaaattggctgaaattttgcagaggtgatccatacattaggacctaaaaactgaacggttaagatgtgaaaatgtgatcggaaagtgggtgaaaacagtaaatccgttccataagaaaaactaaggacatccttacctgagatatatatatatatatatatatatatatatatatatatatatatatatatatatatatatataagaagaaATTAATATAAAGGATATTATAGAAATCACTGAAAACAGGCATCAGATAGCTTACCATGTGTATTCGACTGCTTTTGAGTTGCTGAAAACATTAATCCATTTTGGGGCAGTGGAACGTGAACATGAGACTCCTGGCTTCCCTGCTTTGAGTTGGAGTCTGATATTCCAAAAAGTGATTTTGCTTGCTGCACAAAACCCCAGTCTTCTTTAATCACATCCAAAGAAGCCACTTCAAGCACCCCACTATAAGTTGCAACACAAACCAGAGTTCGAATTCCATGCATGCGAGCCTCTTGTACTCTCTCACACTCATAGAACTGAAACTCACCATCTCCTGCCAACCAAATGAAAGCACTAGAAGAATGCACACGGCCCAGAATGTTGGAATTCCCATTGTGGCCTGCAGCAAACGACTGTGTTAAAGAGACGGTGTAGAAGTAGAACCACTCGGAGTCAGTCACGTCTCCGTTAATGTCTTCAAATCTCTCCGAGTCCATGTCGTCATGACACAGCGCTTCGATCTCTCTGTTGACCATCCCAAATCTGGGTCGGTAGTTATTATCTGAGTTCTGAATGCTTGATTTTTTGGATGAGAAGTCTCTAATGCCTCTGAAATGGCCTCCGGCCCATGACAAAGAAACGCCGTTGTCGTCGTTACTGTCTTTGGAGGCTTTCCAGAAAATGGAGTAAACCCAGGTTTCAGGGCGGTTCTGAAGTATGAATTGGAGACGTTGTTGAAGCAATGTGGCTGAGGTAGTTTTTGGATAAACATTGTAGGGTGAAGAACATGAGGAAATAATCTCACC encodes the following:
- the LOC133743715 gene encoding transcription factor MYC4-like isoform X3; translation: MGEIISSCSSPYNVYPKTTSATLLQQRLQFILQNRPETWVYSIFWKASKDSNDDNGVSLSWAGGHFRGIRDFSSKKSSIQNSDNNYRPRFGMVNREIEALCHDDMDSERFEDINGDVTDSEWFYFYTVSLTQSFAAGHNGNSNILGRVHSSSAFIWLAGDGEFQFYECERVQEARMHGIRTLVCVATYSGVLEVASLDVIKEDWGFVQQAKSLFGISDSNSKQGSQESHVHVPLPQNGLMFSATQKQSNTHENNRSKKRGRSSSHVNGRRESPPLNHVEAERQRRERLNHRFYALRAAVPNVSRMDKASLLADAVEYINNLKTKIDKLEAKIQAQTKIPKVGSTNSISYRASAVMEVDVKFVGSEAMIRVRSTDNEDYPYARLMNALKDLELHIYHASISSVKEFMLQDVVARVPFGFTSEEAMRTAIIKRLSNFP
- the LOC133743715 gene encoding transcription factor MYC2-like isoform X1, giving the protein MGEIISSCSSPYNVYPKTTSATLLQQRLQFILQNRPETWVYSIFWKASKDSNDDNGVSLSWAGGHFRGIRDFSSKKSSIQNSDNNYRPRFGMVNREIEALCHDDMDSERFEDINGDVTDSEWFYFYTVSLTQSFAAGHNGNSNILGRVHSSSAFIWLAGDGEFQFYECERVQEARMHGIRTLVCVATYSGVLEVASLDVIKEDWGFVQQAKSLFGISDSNSKQGSQESHVHVPLPQNGLMFSATQKQSNTHGRGKREVTFNIGGLSSDSGPSENIENNRSKKRGRSSSHVNGRRESPPLNHVEAERQRRERLNHRFYALRAAVPNVSRMDKASLLADAVEYINNLKTKIDKLEAKIQAQTKIPKVGSTNSISYRASAVMEVDVKFVGSEAMIRVRSTDNEDYPYARLMNALKDLELHIYHASISSVKEFMLQDVVARVPFGFTSEEAMRTAIIKRLSNFP
- the LOC133743715 gene encoding transcription factor MYC3-like isoform X2, with the translated sequence MGEIISSCSSPYNVYPKTTSATLLQQRLQFILQNRPETWVYSIFWKASKDSNDDNGVSLSWAGGHFRGIRDFSSKKSSIQNSDNNYRPRFGMVNREIEALCHDDMDSERFEDINGDVTDSEWFYFYTVSLTQSFAAGHNGNSNILGRVHSSSAFIWLAGDGEFQFYECERVQEARMHGIRTLVCVATYSGVLEVASLDVIKEDWGFVQQAKSLFGISDSNSKQGSQESHVHVPLPQNGLMFSATQKQSNTHGGLSSDSGPSENIENNRSKKRGRSSSHVNGRRESPPLNHVEAERQRRERLNHRFYALRAAVPNVSRMDKASLLADAVEYINNLKTKIDKLEAKIQAQTKIPKVGSTNSISYRASAVMEVDVKFVGSEAMIRVRSTDNEDYPYARLMNALKDLELHIYHASISSVKEFMLQDVVARVPFGFTSEEAMRTAIIKRLSNFP